The DNA region GGCGCGCCAGGACCGGGACAAACCGATTTCCCCATGGCGCGACGCCATGGGACGCATCCATTTCATGGGAGTAGCGACGATGCCGCAATATATGTCGAACGACAAATTCCGCTTGGCGTTGCCGTGGCATAAACGGGCCTCATTGGCTTTGTTCGGACACGGCAATGGGCGAGAACTGGCCAAAGGAGGCGCCACGGAAAGCAGTCGCATCGCGGCGGGCGAGGTGGCGACCTATCTGAAATACCGGAAGGATCAGGCGGCGAGAGTGGATCCCCGTGTGTATTCCAGCACCAGCATGTCCCATTTCAACTCGGTGATTCAGACCGTGAACATCGACGCTGCCGCCCTTGCCCGCTTTGCTCCCATGAAAGGTGACTTATGGCTTGTCATTGCCGGCATCGCCGGAACGGACGCCTCCCGGATGCGAGGTGAGTCGCGGGAAATCAATATCTTCGTCGTGTGCGATGACTCGGAGCACAGGAAGCTGAAGAAGGTGGAGATCGTCACGCGAACCCAGCCCGGCGGCTCCTCAAGCAAGGATACGGGCCTGTGGCTGAGCACCGTCTACGCCAACGGCGCTGTCGATCAACCGGCGGGGCGCGCGCGCTCCGGTGCGCGGTACGGCCGGTAAGGGTCCCTGCTTGGGAGGCGCGCGCACGCACCGTGGTCGGACGGGCGACGCCGGTCGTGTTCCCCGGCCGACTGCGATAGTATGGGTGCTGGAGAATATGCTCAGGAATACGAGCGGAAACGAAATCATGCGCAATCCTTCCTATTTCAACACCCCCACCGAACCCCAGGTACTGCTCGTATCGATCTGGGCCACCTTCGGCATGGCGGCGCTCGGCATCGTCCTGGGGTTGGCGGTCGGTTCGCAGGCCATCATCTTCGACGGCGTGTTCGCGGTCATCGACGCGTCGATGACGGTGCTGTCGCTGTTCGTCGCGCGGCTGCTGGCGCGCGAGGGCAGCCGCCGTTTTCAATATGGCTACTGGCACCTGGAACCGCTGGTCGCCGCCTTCAACGGTTCGATCCTGCTGGTGCTGTGCGTGTACGCGATCGTCAACGGCATCCGTGGACTGTTGACGGGCGGGGGTGGCGAGGTCTCGCTCGACGGCGCCGCCATTTACTCGGTGCTGGTCTGCGCGGTGTGCGTGGCGCTGTACCTGTATCAGCGCCACGCGAACCGGCGGCTCGATTCGGCGCTGATCCGCATCGACATGCAGAGTTTCATGATGTCGGGGTGCATCACCATCGCACTGTTCTTTGGCTTCGCGCTGGCGGCGCTCGTCGAACAGTGGGGCTGGCCGCAGTTGCGGCCCTATGCCGATTCACTCGTCCTGCTGCTGCTGGCGCTGGGTCTGTTGCCGATGCCGGTGCGCATCGTGGCGGGTGCGATGCGCGATGTGTTCCTGATCGCTCCCGAGGCGCTGCATCGGCACGTGCGACAGGTCGTGTCGGCAGTGGTCGAACGGTACGGCCTGGTGGGTTTCAAGAGCTATGTCGCGAAAAGCGGCCGGATGCATCTGGTCGAGATCCATATCCTGGTGCCGCCGGATTTTCTGGCCGGGATCGCGCGCTATGACGCCATCCGGCAGGAGATCGCCGACGAACTCGGCCCGGCGATCCGGCTCGATCAGTGGCTGTCGATTTCCTTTACCGCCAAGCCGAGCTGGACGTAATGTCGTCGTGCATGCGTGCATGCGTGCATGCCGTCGTGCTTGCTGCCGTGCCACCGCCGCCGGGCTGTCGCTGTCGTGCAAGCCTAAGCCGGATGGCCAGACCCTGCGTCGGACCCTGACCGGGAATGTCCAGGCGGAGTAAAATGCGCGCTACGCGGGTTCTCCGCGAACTCGCTCGCCGTCCGCCCGCACATCCGGCGCGCCTTGCCGCGCCGTCAAGGAAATCATGTCCCGCTGCCTCGCCATCCTCAACGAAACCTTTGGCTATCCCGCCTTTCGCGGTCCGCAAGCCGAGATCGTCGAACATGTCGCGGCGGGCGGGGATTGTCTGGTCCTGATGCCCACGGGCGGCGGCAAGTCGCTGTGTTACCAGATTCCCTCGCTGGTGCGCGCCGAGGCCGGCTTCGGCGCGGGCATCATCGTCTCGCCGCTGATCGCGCTGATGCAGGACCAGGTTGCGGCGATGACCGAGCTGGGCGTGCGCGCAGCGTGCCTGAACTCGACGCTCGACGCGAAACAGACCTTCGCCACGGAGCGCGCGTTCGAGAACGGCGAGATCGACATGCTGTACGTCGC from Robbsia betulipollinis includes:
- a CDS encoding cation diffusion facilitator family transporter, producing MRNPSYFNTPTEPQVLLVSIWATFGMAALGIVLGLAVGSQAIIFDGVFAVIDASMTVLSLFVARLLAREGSRRFQYGYWHLEPLVAAFNGSILLVLCVYAIVNGIRGLLTGGGGEVSLDGAAIYSVLVCAVCVALYLYQRHANRRLDSALIRIDMQSFMMSGCITIALFFGFALAALVEQWGWPQLRPYADSLVLLLLALGLLPMPVRIVAGAMRDVFLIAPEALHRHVRQVVSAVVERYGLVGFKSYVAKSGRMHLVEIHILVPPDFLAGIARYDAIRQEIADELGPAIRLDQWLSISFTAKPSWT